In Chelonia mydas isolate rCheMyd1 chromosome 19, rCheMyd1.pri.v2, whole genome shotgun sequence, the following are encoded in one genomic region:
- the EDN2 gene encoding endothelin-2 yields the protein MASRPAGFVSLAITLCILLGEGMGRPPLESHLAATSSRHSRTKRCSCNSWQDKECIYFCHLDIIWVNTPGQTAPYGLGSPPSRRKRSLNRCECSHSKDSICATFCQAKPWYLGNLKLPPSRSV from the exons ATGGCAAGCCGGCCCGCAGGCTTCGTTTCTCTTGCCATCACCCTTTGCATCCTGCTGGGAGAAG GTATGGGCCGTCCTCCCTTAGAGTCCCACCTAGCTGCAACCAGCAGCAGGCACTCCAGGACAAAGAGATGTTCCTGCAACAGCTGGCAGGACAAGGAGTGCATTTACTTCTGTCACCTGGATATTATCTGGGTCAACACCCCCGG ACAAACTGCTCCCTATGGCTTGGGAAGCCCACCAAGTCGCCGCAAGAGATCACTGAACAGATGTGAGTGCTCGCACTCCAAGGACAGCATCTGTGCTACCTTCTGCCAGGCAAAGCCTTG GTATCTTGGGAACCTTAAGCTCCCACCGAGCCGTAGCGTATAG